One stretch of Macaca nemestrina isolate mMacNem1 chromosome 17, mMacNem.hap1, whole genome shotgun sequence DNA includes these proteins:
- the LOC105473767 gene encoding chromodomain-helicase-DNA-binding protein 3 isoform X1, translating to MPRRGLVAGPDLEYFQRRYFTPAEVAQHNRPEDLWVSYLGRVYDLTSLAQEYKGNLLLKPIVEVAGQDISHWFDPKTKDIRKHIDPLTGCLRYCTPRGRFVHVPPQLPCSDWANDFGKPWWQGSYYEVGRLSAKTRSIRIINTLTSQEHTLEVGVLESIWEILHRYLPYNAHAASYTWKYEGKNLNMDFTLEENGIRDEEEEFDYLNMDDKDDIRLLPSALGVKKRKRGPKKQKENKPGKPRKRKKRDSEEEFGSERDEYREKSESGGSEYGTGPGRKRRRKHREKKEKKTKRRKKGEGDGGQKQVEQKSSATLLLTWGLEDVEHVFSEEDYHTLTNYKAFSQFMRPLIAKKNPKIPMSKMMTILGAKWREFSANNPFKGSAAAVAAAAAAAAAAVAEQVSAAVSSATPIAPSGPPALPPPPAADIQPPPIRRAKTKEGKGPGHKRRSKSPRVPDGRKKLRGKKMAPLKIKLGLLGGKRKKGGSYVFQSDEGPEPEAEESDLDSGSVHSASGRPDGPVRTKKLKRGRPGRKKKKVLGCPAVAGEEEVDGYETDHQDYCEVCQQGGEIILCDTCPRAYHLVCLDPELDRAPEGKWSCPHCEKEGVQWEAKEEEEEYEEEGEEEGEKEEEDDHMEYCRVCKDGGELLCCDACISSYHIHCLNPPLPDIPNGEWLCPRCTCPVLKGRVQKILHWRWGEPPVAVPAPQQADGNPDVPAPRPLQGRSEREFFVKWVGLSYWHCSWAKELQLEIFHLVMYRNYQRKNDMDEPPPLDYGSGEDDGKSDKRKVKDPHYAEMEEKYYRFGIKPEWMTVHRIINHSVDKKGNYHYLVKWRDLPYDQSTWEEDEMNIPEYEEHKQSYWRHRELIMGEDPAQPRKYKKKKKELQGDGPPSSPTNDPTVKYETQPRFITATGGTLHMYQLEGLNWLRFSWAQGTDTILADEMGLGKTIQTIVFLYSLYKEGHTKGPFLVSAPLSTIINWEREFQMWAPKFYVVTYTGDKDSRAIIRENEFSFEDNAIKGGKKAFKMKREAQVKFHVLLTSYELITIDQAALGSIRWACLVVDEAHRLKNNQSKFFRVLNGYKIDHKLLLTGTPLQNNLEELFHLLNFLTPERFNNLEGFLEEFADISKEDQIKKLHDLLGPHMLRRLKADVFKNMPAKTELIVRVELSPMQKKYYKYILTRNFEALNSRGGGNQVSLLNIMMDLKKCCNHPYLFPVAAMESPKLPSGAYEGGALIKSSGKLMLLQKMLRKLKEQGHRVLIFSQMTKMLDLLEDFLDYEGYKYERIDGGITGALRQEAIDRFNAPGAQQFCFLLSTRAGGLGINLATADTVIIFDSDWNPHNDIQAFSRAHRIGQANKVMIYRFVTRASVEERITQVAKRKMMLTHLVVRPGLGSKAGSMSKQELDDILKFGTEELFKDENEGENKEEDSSVIHYDNEAIARLLDRNQDATEDTDVQNMNEYLSSFKVAQYVVREEDKIEEIEREIIKQEENVDPDYWEKLLRHHYEQQQEDLARNLGKGKRVRKQVNYNDAAQEDQDNQSEYSVGSEEEDEDFDERPEGRRQSKRQLRNEKDKPLPPLLARVGGNIEVLGFNTRQRKAFLNAVMRWGMPPQDAFTTQWLVRDLRGKTEKEFKAYVSLFMRHLCEPGADGSETFADGVPREGLSRQQVLTRIGVMSLVKKKVQEFEHINGRWSMPELMPDPSADSKRSSRASSPTKTSPTTPEASATNSPCTSKPATPAPSEKGEGIRTPLEKEEAENQEEKPEKNSRIGEKMDTEVDAPSPAPSLGERLEPRKIPLEDEVPGVPGEMELEPGYRGDREKSATESTPGERGEEKPMDGQEHRERPEGEAGDLGKRAEDVKGDQELRPGPRDEPRSNGRREEKTEKPRFMFNIADGGFTELHTLWQNEERAAISSGKLNEIWHRRHDYWLLAGIVLHGYARWQDIQNDAQFAIINEPFKTEANKGNFLEMKNKFLARRFKLLEQALVIEEQLRRAAYLNLSQEPAHPAMALHARFAEAECLAESHQHLSKESLAGNKPANAVLHKGKGRGGPARGRAHNAASEPAGGVAERHEGGRDPPASHAIPNTPHRSPPSDVRAQHPQPAGQQGHGASPHTGLPPGSLRYTSGVRGGLQRRTRRGPGRRRRQLQPDACRVLHHSRHQRPSSAGEEGEGNGGGVGVRRAGSEGAPSRGGDLYRRLTGSQACPSPRPRPRGRPPAQALGPAASPPPSPPLGPSLG from the exons ATAAGGATGACATTCGGCTGCTGCCTTCAGCATTGGGTGTGAAGAAGAGAAAACGAGGACCCAAGAAACAGAAGGAGAACAAGCCAGGAAAACCCCGAAAACGCAAGAAGCGT gaCAGTGAGGAGGAATTTGGTTCTGAGCGAGATGAGTACCGGGAGAAGTCAGAGAGTGGGGGGAGTGAATATGGAACCGGACCAGGTCGGAAACGAAGAAGGAAGCACcgagaaaaaaaggagaagaagacaAAGCGGCGGAAAAAGGGGGAGGGAGATGGGGGGCAAAAG CAAGTGGAACAGAAGTCATCAGCAACTCTGCTTCTGACCTGGGGCCTGGAGGATGTGGAGCATGTGTTCTCTGAGGAGGATTACCACACACTCACCAACTACAAAGCCTTCAGCCAGTTCATGAG GCCCCTGATTGCTAAGAAGAATCCTAAGATCCCAATGTCTAAGATGATGACCATCCTTGGGGCCAAATGGAGAGAGTTCAGCGCCAACAACCCCTTCAAGGGGTCAGCAGCTGCTGTGGCGgcggcagcggcagcagcagcagcagctgtagCTGAGCAGGTGTCAGCTGCTGTCTCATCGGCCACCCCCATAGCACCCTCCGGACCCCCTGCCCTTCCACCACCCCCTGCTGCTGATATCCAGCCCCCACCCATCCGAAGAGCCAAAACCAAAGAGGGCAAAG GTCCAGGCCATAAGAGACGGAGTAAGAGCCCCCGAGTGCCTGATGGACGCAAGAAGCTTCGGGGAAAGAAAATGGCACCGCTCAAAATAAAACTAGGGCTGCTGGGtggcaagaggaagaaaggaggctCG TATGTTTTTCAGAGTGACGAAGGTCCTGAACCAGAGGCTGAGGAGTCAGACCTGGACAGTGGCAGTGTCCACAGTGCCTCAGGCCGGCCTGATGGCCCTGTCCGCACCAAGAAACTAAAGAGAGGCCGgccaggaaggaagaagaagaagg TCCTGGGCTGTCCTGCAGTGGccggggaggaggaggttgaTGGCTACGAGACGGATCACCAGGATTACTGTGAGGTGTGCCAGCAGGGTGGGGAAATTATTCTGTGTGACACCTGCCCTCGTGCCTACCACCTCGTCTGCCTTGATCCTGAGCTTGACCGGGCTCCCGAGGGCAAATGGAGCTGCCCTCACTGT GAGAAGGAGGGGGTCCAGtgggaggccaaagaggaagaggaggaatacgaagaggagggagaggaggaaggggagaaggaggaggaggatgatcACATGGAGTACTGCCGCGTGTGCAAGGACGGCGGGGAGCTGCTGTGCTGTGACGCGTGCATCTCTTCCTACCACATTCATTGTCTAAACCCTCCCCTGCCTGACATTCCCAATGGTGAATGGCTGTGTCCCCGATGCACA TGCCCTGTGCTGAAGGGTCGAGTGCAGAAGATCCTGCATTGGCGGTGGGGGGAGCCGCCTGTAGCAGTGCCAGCCCCTCAACAGGCAGACGGGAATCCAGATGTCCCAGCCCCGCGTCCTCTTCAAGGCAGATCAGAGCGAGAGTTCTTTGTCAAGTGGGTGGGACTATCCTACTGGCACTGCTCCTGGGCCAAGGAGCTTCAG CTGGAAATCTTCCATTTGGTTATGTACCGAAACTACCAGCGGAAGAATGACATGGATGAGCCCCCGCCCCTGGACTATGGCTCCGGCGAGGATGATGGGAAGAGTGACAAGCGTAAAGTGAAAGACCCACACTATGCTGAGATGGAGGAGAAGTACTATCGTTTTGGCATCAAGCCAGAGTGGATGACTGTCCACCGTATCATCAACCACAG TGTGGATAAAAAGGGGAATTACCACTATCTAGTAAAATGGAGGGACTTGCCATATGACCAGTCCACGTGGGAGGAAGATGAAATGAATATCCCTGAATATGAAGAACATAAGCAAAGCTACTGGAGACACCG AGAACTAATTATGGGGGAAGACCCTGCCCAGCCCCGGAagtataagaagaagaagaaggagctACAGGGTGATGGGCCTCCCAGTTCTCCCACTAATGAT CCTACCGTGAAATATGAGACTCAGCCACGGTTTATCACAGCCACTGGAGGCACCCTGCACATGTACCAGCTGGAAGGGCTGAACTGGCTGCGCTTCTCCTGGGCCCAGGGCACTGATACCATTCTAGCTGATGAGATGGGGCTGGGCAAGACCATACAAACTATTGTCTTCCTCTACTCACTCTATAAGGAG GGCCACACAAAAGGTCCCTTCCTGGTGAGTGCCCCACTCTCTACCATCATTAACTGGGAGCGGGAGTTCCAGATGTGGGCACCCAAATTCTATGTGGTGACATACACGGGTGACAAGGATAGCCGGGCCATCATTCGTGAGAATGAATTCTCCTTTGAGGACAATGCCATCAAAGGGGGCAAGAAAGCTTTTAAGATGAAG AGGGAGGCACAGGTGAAGTTCCACGTTCTCCTGACATCATATGAGCTGATCACCATTGATCAGGCAGCACTCGGTTCTATCCGCTGGGCCTGTCTTGTGGTAGATGAGGCCCATCGACTCAAGAACAACCAGTCCAAG TTTTTCAGGGTTCTCAATGGTTACAAGATAGATCATAAGTTGCTGCTAACAGGAACCCCATTGCAGAATAATCTGGAGGAGCTCTTCCATCTCCTGAACTTCCTCACCCCAGAGAGATTTAA CAACttggagggcttcctggaggagtttgctgaCATATCCAAAGAGGACCAGATCAAGAAACTGCATGATTTGCTGGGGCCACATATGCTACGGAGGCTCAAGGCAGATGTCTTTAAGAACATGCCAGCCAAGACAGAGCTCATCGTTCGGGTGGAGCTAAGCCCCATGCAGAA GAAATACTACAAGTACATCCTGACTCGAAATTTTGAGGCCTTGAATTCACGAGGTGGTGGGAACCAGGTGTCGCTGCTTAATATCATGATGGATCTTAAGAAGTGCTGCAACCATCCATACCTTTTTCCCGTGGCTGCTATG GAGTCCCCCAAACTCCCCAGTGGGGCTTATGAGGGTGGGGCACTTATTAAGTCATCTGGGAAGCTCATGCTGCTCCAGAAGATGCTGCGAAAGCTGAAGGAGCAAGGACACCGAGTACTCATCTTCTCGCAG ATGACCAAAATGTTAGACTTGCTTGAGGACTTCTTAGACTACGAAGGCTACAAGTATGAACGCATCGATGGTGGCATCACTGGTGCCCTGAGGCAGGAGGCCATCGATCGGTTTAATG CTCCTGGAGCCCAACAATTCTGCTTCCTCCTGTCCACCCGAGCTGGGGGCCTGGGCATCAATCTGGCCACTGCTGACACTGTCATCATCTTTGATTCTGACTGGAACCCCCATAATGACATCCAG GCCTTTAGCCGGGCTCATCGGATTGGCCAGGCCAACAAAGTGATGATTTACCGGTTTGTGACTCGTGCGTCAGTGGAAGAGCGAATCACACAAGTGGCCAAAAGAAAGATGATGCTGACACACCTGGTTGTGCGGCCTGGGCTGGGCTCCAAGGCAGGCTCCATGTCTAAGCAGGAGCTTGACGACATTCTCAAATTTGGCACTGAAGAGCTGTTCAAGGATGAAAACGAGG GGGAGAACAAGGAGGAAGACAGCAGTGTGATTCATTATGACAATGAGGCCATCGCTCGGCTGTTGGACCGGAACCAGGATGCAACTGAGGACACTGACGTGCAGAACATGAATGAGTATCTCAGCTCCTTCAAAGTGGCACAGTACGTCGTGCGAGAAGAAGACAAG ATTGAGGAAATTGAGCGAGAGATCATCAAGCAGGAGGAGAATGTGGACCCTGACTACTGGGAGAAGCTGCTGAGGCATCACTATGAGCAACAGCAGGAAGACTTAGCCCGGAATCTAGGCAAGGGCAAGCGGGTTCGCAAGCAAGTTAACTACAATGATGCTGCTCAGGAAGACCAAG ACAACCAGTCGGAGTACTCGGTGGGTtcagaggaggaggatgaagacTTCGATGAACGTCCTGAAG GGCGTAGACAGTCAAAGAGGCAGCTCCGGAATGAGAAAGATAAGCCACTGCCTCCACTGCTGGCCCGAGTCGGGGGCAACATTGAG GTGCTGGGCTTCAATACCCGTCAGCGGAAGGCTTTCCTCAATGCCGTGATGCGCTGGGGGATGCCACCACAGGATGCCTTCACCACGCAGTGGCTGGTGCGGGACCTGAGGGGCAAGACTGAGAAGGAGTTTAA GGCCTATGTATCTTTATTCATGCGCCATCTGTGTGAGCCTGGGGCAGACGGCTCTGAAACCTTTGCCGATGGGGTCCCTCGGGAGGGACTGAGTCGCCAGCAGGTGTTGACCCGCATTGGAGTCATGTCTCTCGTCAAGAAGAAG GTGCAGGAGTTTGAGCACATCAATGGGCGTTGGTCAATGCCAGAACTGATGCCCGACCCCAGCGCTGACTCTAAGCGCTCCTCCAGAGCCTCCTCTCCTACCAAAACGTCTCCCACCACTCCTGAGGCTTCTGCTACCAACAGTCCCTGCACCTCTAAACCTG CTACTCCAGCTCCAAGTGAGAAAGGAGAAGGCATAAGGACTCCTCTTGAGAAGGAGGAAGCTGAAAACCAGGAGGAGAAGCCAGAGAAGAACAGCAGAATTGGGGAGAAGATGGACACAGAG GTTGatgcccccagcccagccccatcaCTCGGGGAGCGGCTGGAGCCAAGGAAGATTCCTCTAGAGGATGAGGTGCCAGGGGTACCTGGAGAGATGGAGCTTGAACCTGGGTACCGTGGGGACAGAGAGAAGTCAG CCACAGAGTCGACGCCAGGAGAAAGGGGGGAGGAGAAGCCGATGGatggacaggaacacagggagagGCCGGAGGGGGAAGCAGGGGATTTGGGCAAGAGAG CAGAAGATGTAAAAGGTGACCAGGAGCTTCGACCAGGGCCTCGAGATGAGCCACGGTCCAATGGGCGAcgagaggaaaagacagagaagCCCCGGTTCATGTTCAATATCGCAGATGGTGGCTTCACAG AGCTTCACACACTGTGGCAGAATGAGGAACGGGCAGCTATTTCCTCAGGCAAACTCAATGAGATCTGGCACAGAAGACACGACTACTGGCTTCTGGCTGGGATTGTCCT CCATGGCTATGCCCGGTGGCAGGACATCCAGAATGATGCTCAATTTGCCATTATCAACGAGCCATTTAAAACTGAAGCCAATAAGGGGAACTTTCTGGAGATGAAAAATAAGTTCCTGGCCCGGAGGTTCAAG CTCCTGGAGCAGGCGCTGGTGATTGAGGAGCAGCTGCGGCGGGCGGCCTACCTGAACCTGTCGCAGGAGCCGGCGCACCCCGCCATGGCCCTCCACGCCCGCTTCGCCGAGGCCGAGTGCCTGGCCGAGAGCCACCAGCACCTCTCCAAGGAGTCGCTGGCGGGGAACAAGCCGGCCAACGCCGTCCTGCACAAGGGTAAGGGCCGCGGCGGCCCCGCGCGGGGGAGGGCCCACAACGCTGC TTCTGAACCAGCTGGAGGAGTTGCTGAGCGACATGAAGGCGGACGTGACCCGCCTGCCAGCCACGCTATCCCGAATACCCCCCATCGCAGCCCGCCTTCAGATGTCCGAGCGCAGCATCCTCAGCCGGCTGGCCAGCAAGGGCACGGAGCCTCACCCCACACCG GCCTTCCCCCCGGGTCCCTACGCTACACCTCCGGGGTACGGGGCGGCCTTCAGCGCCGCACCCGTAGGGGCCCTGGCCGCCGCAGGCGCCAATTACAGCCAGATGCCTGCAGGGTCCTTCATCACAG CCGCCACCAACGGCCCTCCAGTGCTggtgaagaaggagaaggaaatggTGGGGGCGTTGGTGTCAGACGGGCTGGATCGGAAGGAGCCCCGAGCCGGGGAGGTGATCTGTATAGACGACTGACTGGATCCCAGGCCTGCCCTTCACCCAGGCCCCGTCCCCGAGGCCGACCCCCAGCTCAAGCGCTGGGGCCTGCTGCCAGCCCTCCACCTTCCCCACCCCTTGGGCCATCACTGGGCTAG